Proteins encoded in a region of the Populus alba chromosome 13, ASM523922v2, whole genome shotgun sequence genome:
- the LOC118050379 gene encoding uncharacterized protein isoform X3, translated as MTAMSRATGLLTKNPIFRLQQQMGMPFFSSFPFSTTCSSSSTDKVSFCNIDDALAFFNDMLSKNPRPSTYYFNQLLSAVMRMKKHETVVSLSKEMELRGVKHNVFTLTILINCFCHLNRVDFGFSVWGKILKRGFEPDVVTSTTLVNGLCKEGKMGEAVKLVADMVERGYRPGAYTYSVVINGLCKVGKADVAVGYLEEMEKLGCVLDTVAYNSVIEGYCLQGKVDGAREVFDVMVSKGTTHDVCNYNTLLNGYCKMERVDEAMQVFDEMLREGLVPTVVTYNTLITGLCRVGRTWAAHQLFRNISACGLTPTIITYSTLIDGFCEQGNLDEGWALFQEMQKSAVKPNLVVYTILIDGGICKEGSLIEALKLFRKMEEDGCTPNACSYNVIIQGFLQHKDTSTAMQLICEMVNRGFSTDAATRTFLLNLPTNDGSPALKNLPGFCDDHQDVKGCDASVFMNDDDALALATK; from the exons ATGACGGCTATGTCTCGAGCAACTGGTTTGCTTACAAAAAACCCAATATTTCGTCTTCAACAGCAAATGGGTATGCCCTTCTTTTCGTCATTTCCCTTCTCTACTacttgcagcagcagcagcactgATAAGGTATCCTTTTGTAACATTGATGATGCCTTAGCTTTTTTCAATGACATGCTTAGCAAGAACCCTCGGCCTAGTACTTACTATTTTAATCAGTTACTGTCTGCAGTTATGAGGATGAAAAAACATGAGACAGTAGTTTCTTTGTCCAAAGAAATGGAACTCAGAGGAGTTAAACATAATGTCTTCACGCTCACCATATTGATTAACTGTTTCTGTCACTTAAACCGTGTTGATTTTGGATTCTCTGTGTGGGGAAAAATTCTTAAACGTGGTTTTGAGCCGGATGTTGTAACGTCTACTACCTTAGTAAATGGGCTCTGTAAAGAAGGTAAAATGGGTGAAGCTGTAAAATTGGTTGCTGATATGGTGGAAAGAGGGTATAGACCTGGTGCATATACTTATAGTGTGGTAATAAATGGTCTTTGTAAAGTTGGGAAAGCTGATGTGGCTGTTGGATATCTTGAGGAAATGGAAAAGCTAGGTTGTGTGCTGGATACTGTTGCTTACAATTCGGTGATTGAGGGATATTGTTTGCAAGGAAAAGTAGATGGAGCTAGAGAGGTATTTGATGTGATGGTGAGTAAGGGCACTACGCATGATGTTTGTAATTATAACACCTTGCTTAATGGATATTGTAAGATGGAAAGGGTAGACGAGGCAATGCaagtttttgatgaaatgtTGAGAGAAGGTTTAGTTCCTACTGTAGTTACTTACAATACTCTGATAACAGGTTTGTGTCGAGTGGGGAGAACGTGGGCTGCACATCAGCTTTTCAGGAACATCTCTGCTTGTGGCCTCACTCCAACCATAATAACTTACTCGACTTTGATTGATGGTTTCTGTGAACAAGGGAATCTTGATGAGGGGTGGGCACTATTTCAAGAGATGCAAAAGAGTGCTGTGAAGCCTAACTTGGTAGTCTACACCATCCTTATTGATG GTGGAATTTGTAAAGAAGGATCTCTAATTGAAGCACTCAAACTTTTTAGAAAAATGGAAGAGGACGGCTGCACACCAAATGCTTGCTCCTATAATGTGATTATCCAAGGATTTCTCCAACACAAGGATACATCAACAGCAATGCAGCTTATCTGTGAAATGGTCAATCGGGGATTCTCTACAGATGCTGCCACCAGAACCTTCCTGCTAAATCTACCCACCAATGATGGGAGTCCTGCTCTTAAAAATTTGCCAGGGTTCTGTGACGATCATCAAGATGTAAAG GGTTGTGATGCTTCAGTCTTCatgaatgatgatgatgctcttgCACTTGCCACCAAATAA
- the LOC118050379 gene encoding uncharacterized protein isoform X1, protein MTAMSRATGLLTKNPIFRLQQQMGMPFFSSFPFSTTCSSSSTDKVSFCNIDDALAFFNDMLSKNPRPSTYYFNQLLSAVMRMKKHETVVSLSKEMELRGVKHNVFTLTILINCFCHLNRVDFGFSVWGKILKRGFEPDVVTSTTLVNGLCKEGKMGEAVKLVADMVERGYRPGAYTYSVVINGLCKVGKADVAVGYLEEMEKLGCVLDTVAYNSVIEGYCLQGKVDGAREVFDVMVSKGTTHDVCNYNTLLNGYCKMERVDEAMQVFDEMLREGLVPTVVTYNTLITGLCRVGRTWAAHQLFRNISACGLTPTIITYSTLIDGFCEQGNLDEGWALFQEMQKSAVKPNLVVYTILIDGMCKCGKLKDAKVLFSRLIVEGFQPDVHTYTVLIGGICKEGSLIEALKLFRKMEEDGCTPNACSYNVIIQGFLQHKDTSTAMQLICEMVNRGFSTDAATRTFLLNLPTNDGSPALKNLPGFCDDHQDVKGCDASVFMNDDDALALATK, encoded by the exons ATGACGGCTATGTCTCGAGCAACTGGTTTGCTTACAAAAAACCCAATATTTCGTCTTCAACAGCAAATGGGTATGCCCTTCTTTTCGTCATTTCCCTTCTCTACTacttgcagcagcagcagcactgATAAGGTATCCTTTTGTAACATTGATGATGCCTTAGCTTTTTTCAATGACATGCTTAGCAAGAACCCTCGGCCTAGTACTTACTATTTTAATCAGTTACTGTCTGCAGTTATGAGGATGAAAAAACATGAGACAGTAGTTTCTTTGTCCAAAGAAATGGAACTCAGAGGAGTTAAACATAATGTCTTCACGCTCACCATATTGATTAACTGTTTCTGTCACTTAAACCGTGTTGATTTTGGATTCTCTGTGTGGGGAAAAATTCTTAAACGTGGTTTTGAGCCGGATGTTGTAACGTCTACTACCTTAGTAAATGGGCTCTGTAAAGAAGGTAAAATGGGTGAAGCTGTAAAATTGGTTGCTGATATGGTGGAAAGAGGGTATAGACCTGGTGCATATACTTATAGTGTGGTAATAAATGGTCTTTGTAAAGTTGGGAAAGCTGATGTGGCTGTTGGATATCTTGAGGAAATGGAAAAGCTAGGTTGTGTGCTGGATACTGTTGCTTACAATTCGGTGATTGAGGGATATTGTTTGCAAGGAAAAGTAGATGGAGCTAGAGAGGTATTTGATGTGATGGTGAGTAAGGGCACTACGCATGATGTTTGTAATTATAACACCTTGCTTAATGGATATTGTAAGATGGAAAGGGTAGACGAGGCAATGCaagtttttgatgaaatgtTGAGAGAAGGTTTAGTTCCTACTGTAGTTACTTACAATACTCTGATAACAGGTTTGTGTCGAGTGGGGAGAACGTGGGCTGCACATCAGCTTTTCAGGAACATCTCTGCTTGTGGCCTCACTCCAACCATAATAACTTACTCGACTTTGATTGATGGTTTCTGTGAACAAGGGAATCTTGATGAGGGGTGGGCACTATTTCAAGAGATGCAAAAGAGTGCTGTGAAGCCTAACTTGGTAGTCTACACCATCCTTATTGATGGTATGTGCAAGTGTGGGAAGCTTAAGGATGCAAAGGTATTGTTTTCTAGACTCATCGTGGAAGGATTTCAGCCTGATGTTCATACCTACACTGTGTTAATAGGTGGAATTTGTAAAGAAGGATCTCTAATTGAAGCACTCAAACTTTTTAGAAAAATGGAAGAGGACGGCTGCACACCAAATGCTTGCTCCTATAATGTGATTATCCAAGGATTTCTCCAACACAAGGATACATCAACAGCAATGCAGCTTATCTGTGAAATGGTCAATCGGGGATTCTCTACAGATGCTGCCACCAGAACCTTCCTGCTAAATCTACCCACCAATGATGGGAGTCCTGCTCTTAAAAATTTGCCAGGGTTCTGTGACGATCATCAAGATGTAAAG GGTTGTGATGCTTCAGTCTTCatgaatgatgatgatgctcttgCACTTGCCACCAAATAA
- the LOC118050379 gene encoding uncharacterized protein isoform X4, with the protein MRMKKHETVVSLSKEMELRGVKHNVFTLTILINCFCHLNRVDFGFSVWGKILKRGFEPDVVTSTTLVNGLCKEGKMGEAVKLVADMVERGYRPGAYTYSVVINGLCKVGKADVAVGYLEEMEKLGCVLDTVAYNSVIEGYCLQGKVDGAREVFDVMVSKGTTHDVCNYNTLLNGYCKMERVDEAMQVFDEMLREGLVPTVVTYNTLITGLCRVGRTWAAHQLFRNISACGLTPTIITYSTLIDGFCEQGNLDEGWALFQEMQKSAVKPNLVVYTILIDGMCKCGKLKDAKVLFSRLIVEGFQPDVHTYTVLIGGICKEGSLIEALKLFRKMEEDGCTPNACSYNVIIQGFLQHKDTSTAMQLICEMVNRGFSTDAATRTFLLNLPTNDGSPALKNLPGFCDDHQDVKGCDASVFMNDDDALALATK; encoded by the exons ATGAGGATGAAAAAACATGAGACAGTAGTTTCTTTGTCCAAAGAAATGGAACTCAGAGGAGTTAAACATAATGTCTTCACGCTCACCATATTGATTAACTGTTTCTGTCACTTAAACCGTGTTGATTTTGGATTCTCTGTGTGGGGAAAAATTCTTAAACGTGGTTTTGAGCCGGATGTTGTAACGTCTACTACCTTAGTAAATGGGCTCTGTAAAGAAGGTAAAATGGGTGAAGCTGTAAAATTGGTTGCTGATATGGTGGAAAGAGGGTATAGACCTGGTGCATATACTTATAGTGTGGTAATAAATGGTCTTTGTAAAGTTGGGAAAGCTGATGTGGCTGTTGGATATCTTGAGGAAATGGAAAAGCTAGGTTGTGTGCTGGATACTGTTGCTTACAATTCGGTGATTGAGGGATATTGTTTGCAAGGAAAAGTAGATGGAGCTAGAGAGGTATTTGATGTGATGGTGAGTAAGGGCACTACGCATGATGTTTGTAATTATAACACCTTGCTTAATGGATATTGTAAGATGGAAAGGGTAGACGAGGCAATGCaagtttttgatgaaatgtTGAGAGAAGGTTTAGTTCCTACTGTAGTTACTTACAATACTCTGATAACAGGTTTGTGTCGAGTGGGGAGAACGTGGGCTGCACATCAGCTTTTCAGGAACATCTCTGCTTGTGGCCTCACTCCAACCATAATAACTTACTCGACTTTGATTGATGGTTTCTGTGAACAAGGGAATCTTGATGAGGGGTGGGCACTATTTCAAGAGATGCAAAAGAGTGCTGTGAAGCCTAACTTGGTAGTCTACACCATCCTTATTGATGGTATGTGCAAGTGTGGGAAGCTTAAGGATGCAAAGGTATTGTTTTCTAGACTCATCGTGGAAGGATTTCAGCCTGATGTTCATACCTACACTGTGTTAATAGGTGGAATTTGTAAAGAAGGATCTCTAATTGAAGCACTCAAACTTTTTAGAAAAATGGAAGAGGACGGCTGCACACCAAATGCTTGCTCCTATAATGTGATTATCCAAGGATTTCTCCAACACAAGGATACATCAACAGCAATGCAGCTTATCTGTGAAATGGTCAATCGGGGATTCTCTACAGATGCTGCCACCAGAACCTTCCTGCTAAATCTACCCACCAATGATGGGAGTCCTGCTCTTAAAAATTTGCCAGGGTTCTGTGACGATCATCAAGATGTAAAG GGTTGTGATGCTTCAGTCTTCatgaatgatgatgatgctcttgCACTTGCCACCAAATAA
- the LOC118050376 gene encoding uncharacterized protein produces MEQEEQETPTPRSPRTPRASSTAYSLVLAIMSKRRTWVCLFVIVYAILLSSSWNWLKTILSWYKQQESQSSSASGWPALYASVLLGAVFGLLSMVAALAVAVPATLVIWITVVVMLTFFGKPRRVLVIEGRKITKEIIGFVFKTLLKEGNAVAAVCAVLGYFVIFRRNCEVD; encoded by the coding sequence ATGGAGCAAGAAGAACAAGAAACCCCAACACCAAGATCACCGAGAACACCGAGGGCATCATCAACAGCATATAGTTTGGTGCTTGCAATCATGAGCAAAAGGAGAACATGGGTATGTCTTTTTGTTATAGTATATGCAATCTTGTTATCATCCTCATGGAACTGGCTCAAAACCATACTTTCTTGGTACAAACAACAAGAATCTCAATCTAGCTCTGCATCCGGGTGGCCTGCTTTGTATGCGTCGGTGCTTCTTGGCGCAGTCTTCGGACTCCTTTCAATGGTTGCAGCTCTTGCTGTGGCTGTGCCTGCCACCTTGGTTATATGGATCACGGTTGTGGTTATGTTAACTTTCTTCGGGAAGCCAAGGAGGGTTTTGGTTATTGAAGGGAGAAAGATTACAAAAGAGATTATTGGGTTTGTGTTCAAGACTTTGTTGAAGGAAGGGAATGCTGTGGCTGCTGTTTGTGCTGTTTTGGGATACTTTGTTATTTTCAGAAGGAATTGTGAGGTTGATTAA
- the LOC118050379 gene encoding uncharacterized protein isoform X2, with the protein MTAMSRATGLLTKNPIFRLQQQMGMPFFSSFPFSTTCSSSSTDKVSFCNIDDALAFFNDMLSKNPRPSTYYFNQLLSAVMRMKKHETVVSLSKEMELRGVKHNVFTLTILINCFCHLNRVDFGFSVWGKILKRGFEPDVVTSTTLVNGLCKEGKMGEAVKLVADMVERGYRPGAYTYSVVINGLCKVGKADVAVGYLEEMEKLGCVLDTVAYNSVIEGYCLQGKVDGAREVFDVMVSKGTTHDVCNYNTLLNGYCKMERVDEAMQVFDEMLREGLVPTVVTYNTLITGLCRVGRTWAAHQLFRNISACGLTPTIITYSTLIDGFCEQGNLDEGWALFQEMQKSAVKPNLVVYTILIDGMCKCGKLKDAKVLFSRLIVEGFQPDVHTYTVLIGGICKEGSLIEALKLFRKMEEDGCTPNACSYNVIIQGFLQHKDTSTAMQLICEMVNRGFSTDAATRTFLLNLPTNDGSPALKNLPGFCDDHQDVKFSAASALAFLE; encoded by the exons ATGACGGCTATGTCTCGAGCAACTGGTTTGCTTACAAAAAACCCAATATTTCGTCTTCAACAGCAAATGGGTATGCCCTTCTTTTCGTCATTTCCCTTCTCTACTacttgcagcagcagcagcactgATAAGGTATCCTTTTGTAACATTGATGATGCCTTAGCTTTTTTCAATGACATGCTTAGCAAGAACCCTCGGCCTAGTACTTACTATTTTAATCAGTTACTGTCTGCAGTTATGAGGATGAAAAAACATGAGACAGTAGTTTCTTTGTCCAAAGAAATGGAACTCAGAGGAGTTAAACATAATGTCTTCACGCTCACCATATTGATTAACTGTTTCTGTCACTTAAACCGTGTTGATTTTGGATTCTCTGTGTGGGGAAAAATTCTTAAACGTGGTTTTGAGCCGGATGTTGTAACGTCTACTACCTTAGTAAATGGGCTCTGTAAAGAAGGTAAAATGGGTGAAGCTGTAAAATTGGTTGCTGATATGGTGGAAAGAGGGTATAGACCTGGTGCATATACTTATAGTGTGGTAATAAATGGTCTTTGTAAAGTTGGGAAAGCTGATGTGGCTGTTGGATATCTTGAGGAAATGGAAAAGCTAGGTTGTGTGCTGGATACTGTTGCTTACAATTCGGTGATTGAGGGATATTGTTTGCAAGGAAAAGTAGATGGAGCTAGAGAGGTATTTGATGTGATGGTGAGTAAGGGCACTACGCATGATGTTTGTAATTATAACACCTTGCTTAATGGATATTGTAAGATGGAAAGGGTAGACGAGGCAATGCaagtttttgatgaaatgtTGAGAGAAGGTTTAGTTCCTACTGTAGTTACTTACAATACTCTGATAACAGGTTTGTGTCGAGTGGGGAGAACGTGGGCTGCACATCAGCTTTTCAGGAACATCTCTGCTTGTGGCCTCACTCCAACCATAATAACTTACTCGACTTTGATTGATGGTTTCTGTGAACAAGGGAATCTTGATGAGGGGTGGGCACTATTTCAAGAGATGCAAAAGAGTGCTGTGAAGCCTAACTTGGTAGTCTACACCATCCTTATTGATGGTATGTGCAAGTGTGGGAAGCTTAAGGATGCAAAGGTATTGTTTTCTAGACTCATCGTGGAAGGATTTCAGCCTGATGTTCATACCTACACTGTGTTAATAGGTGGAATTTGTAAAGAAGGATCTCTAATTGAAGCACTCAAACTTTTTAGAAAAATGGAAGAGGACGGCTGCACACCAAATGCTTGCTCCTATAATGTGATTATCCAAGGATTTCTCCAACACAAGGATACATCAACAGCAATGCAGCTTATCTGTGAAATGGTCAATCGGGGATTCTCTACAGATGCTGCCACCAGAACCTTCCTGCTAAATCTACCCACCAATGATGGGAGTCCTGCTCTTAAAAATTTGCCAGGGTTCTGTGACGATCATCAAGATGTAAAG TTTAGTGCAGCTTCTGCCTTGGCCTTTTTGGAGTGA
- the LOC118050377 gene encoding mannan endo-1,4-beta-mannosidase 2 codes for MQKMVAGNGLLFPIFGFASCVAFIYMSFGDFILTNHQEHRELSFVGRNGTQFMVDGRAFYINGWNSYWLMDHSVDEDRKPRVSAMLEAGAKMGLTVCRTWAFNDGGYNALQVSPGRFDERVLRALDHVIAEARQHGIRLLLSLVNNLKAYGGKTQYVNWAWEEGIGLSSSNDSFFFDPSIKRYFKHYVKTLLTRKNTITGIEYRNDPTIFAWELMNEPRCMSDPSGDTLQDWIEEMSAFVKTIDKNHLLTVGLEGFYGPKNPKRLAVNPESWASSLGSDFVRNSKAPAIDFASVHIYPDHWFPHQEFEDKLKYVSKWMLSHIEDGHYELNKPVFFTEFGLSNMNKDFQPSQRDRFYKTIFDIIYKSSKRKRAGAGALIWQLFVEGMDEFNDDFGIVPWERESTYRILTDQSCRLARIHGISPQNKYLKELCLQRQ; via the exons ATGCAGAAAATGGTAGCAGGAAATGGGCTACTTTTCCCGATTTTTGGTTTTGCATCATGTGTGGCTTTCATTTACATGTCTTTTGGTGACTTTATACTCACCAACCATCAAGAACACAGGGAGCTAAGTTTTGTGGGGAGAAATGGGACTCAGTTTATGGTGGATGGCAGGGCCTTTTACATTAACGGATGGAATTCTTATTGGTTGATGGATCATTCTGTCGATGAAGATAGGAAACCTAGAGTTAGTGCAATGCTGGAAGCTGGTGCCAAGATGGGTCTCACTGTTTGCAGAACTTGGGCATTCAATGATGGTGGCTACAACGCACTCCAGGTCTCCCCTGGTAGATTCGATGAGCGGGTCTTAAGG GCTTTGGATCATGTTATTGCAGAAGCCAGGCAACATGGAATCAGACTACTACTTAGTTTAGTCAACAACTTAAAAGCATATGGTGGAAAGACTCAGTATGTGAATTGGGCATGGGAGGAAGGCATTGGTTTGAGCTCGTCaaatgattctttcttctttgATCCATCCATCAAAAGATATTTCAAGCATTATGTAAAG ACTTTGTTGACCAGGAAAAACACCATCACAGGGATTGAATATAGGAATGATCCTACCATATTTGCATGGGAGTTGATGAATGAACCCCGTTGCATGTCTGATCCTTCAGGTGACACTCTTCAA GATTGGATAGAAGAAATGTCAGCTTTCGTGAAAACAATTGACAAGAACCATCTTCTAACAGTGGGTCTGGAAGGTTTTTATGGTCCTAAAAATCCCAAAAGGTTAGCTGTGAACCCAGAATCTTGGGCATCAAGCCTTGGATCTGATTTTGTTCGCAACTCCAAAGCGCCTGCCATTGACTTTGCCTCTGTTCATATATACCCTGATCATTG GTTTCCTCATCAAGAATTTGAAGATAAACTGAAATACGTCTCCAAGTGGATGCTTTCACACATTGAAGACGGTCACTATGAGCTAAATAAACCTGTCTTCTTCACTGAATTTGGTTTGTCCAACATGAACAAGGACTTCCAGCCATCTCAACGGGATCGATTTTACAAAACCATTTTTGACATCATATATAAATCTTCAAAGAGAAAGCGGGCTGGGGCAGGTGCTTTGATCTGGCAGTTGTTTGTTGAAGGAATGGACGAGTTTAATGATGATTTTGGGATTGTTCCATGGGAAAGGGAATCAACATACAGAATACTGACTGATCAATCATGTAGATTGGCCAGAATCCATGGAATTTCtccacaaaataaatatttgaaagaattGTGTTTGCAGAGGCAGTGA